A section of the Pseudomonas sp. Q1-7 genome encodes:
- a CDS encoding winged helix-turn-helix transcriptional regulator: MPGPSKAVETLCPVARAEDLVGDRWTVLILRELFMGIRRFDEIQAQTGGTPQMVATRLKQMEADQLVVRTPYSDKPLRYEYRLSAKGEAFYPVILALRAWGEQWCKSPEEGIAVRLVHRCGQPAGLGPLCDGCGQVLRREELLSEPSPAYANERDSRLEAFRVARSGKSGGD, from the coding sequence ATGCCTGGCCCGAGCAAAGCTGTTGAAACCCTGTGTCCGGTGGCCCGTGCCGAAGACCTGGTCGGCGATCGCTGGACCGTGCTGATCTTGCGTGAGCTGTTCATGGGCATCCGACGCTTCGACGAGATCCAGGCGCAGACCGGTGGGACGCCGCAGATGGTGGCGACGCGCCTGAAACAGATGGAAGCCGACCAACTGGTGGTGCGCACGCCCTACAGCGACAAGCCACTGCGCTACGAGTACCGGCTGAGCGCGAAGGGTGAAGCCTTCTACCCCGTGATCCTGGCGCTGCGCGCCTGGGGCGAACAGTGGTGCAAGTCACCGGAAGAAGGCATTGCGGTGCGGCTGGTTCACCGTTGCGGGCAGCCGGCGGGCCTGGGCCCCTTGTGCGACGGATGTGGCCAGGTGCTGCGGCGCGAAGAGCTGCTGAGCGAGCCGAGCCCGGCATACGCCAACGAACGCGACAGCCGGCTCGAAGCCTTCCGGGTCGCCAGGAGCGGCAAGAGCGGCGGCGACTGA
- a CDS encoding isochorismatase family cysteine hydrolase, with the protein MSNTAYPIGTTAYLLVDPYNDFLSEGGRVYPHIEPIATQVGLLDNLRALDRAVRERGIQVVIVPHRRWEPGDYETWAHPSPNQRKIMQGHHFARGEWGGEWHPDFAPRDGDIIASEHWGSSGFANTDLDFRLKQRGITHVIVVGLLANTCIEATARYASELGYHVTLVRDATAAFRHEMMHAAHELNGPTFAHRIVDTRELLLELQQH; encoded by the coding sequence ATGTCGAACACCGCCTATCCTATCGGCACAACGGCCTATCTGCTTGTCGATCCCTACAACGACTTCCTCTCCGAGGGCGGTCGCGTCTATCCCCACATCGAGCCCATCGCCACGCAGGTCGGCCTGCTCGACAACCTGCGGGCACTCGACCGCGCCGTGCGCGAACGCGGCATCCAGGTGGTGATCGTGCCGCACCGCCGCTGGGAACCCGGCGACTACGAAACCTGGGCGCACCCGAGCCCGAACCAACGCAAGATCATGCAGGGCCATCACTTCGCCCGTGGCGAGTGGGGCGGCGAGTGGCACCCCGACTTCGCACCCCGGGACGGCGACATCATCGCCTCGGAGCACTGGGGATCGAGCGGATTCGCCAACACCGACCTGGACTTCCGCCTCAAGCAGAGGGGCATCACCCACGTCATTGTCGTCGGCCTGCTGGCCAATACCTGCATCGAAGCGACGGCGCGCTATGCCTCGGAGCTTGGCTACCACGTCACCCTGGTGCGTGACGCCACGGCCGCTTTCCGGCACGAGATGATGCACGCCGCGCACGAGCTGAACGGGCCCACGTTCGCGCACCGCATCGTCGACACCCGCGAACTCCTGCTGGAGCTGCAACAGCACTGA
- a CDS encoding MFS transporter, whose product MSEASTTATGISGRLLVMMAVSCALAVSTIYYHQPLLAQMASSFGLAPAQAGLISTLTQLGYAMGLLLIVPLADCRQPRRLATLAIATNAGALLACAAAPNFAMLCASSFVVGVTAITAQIIIPSLSSLATPATRGRVVGALLSGLSAGLLLARTVGGFLGAQGGWRSVFALAALVDVPLLIIVARSLPLATNQASIGYAGLIRSLGSLVREEPVLRLCAASGFMLFAAVSALWASLAALLAQPPYAFGPATIGLFGLVALLGIAASPGIGVLVDRLGARAMVLAGAMTLVLGMVFVAAAGHSLVWLIVGLVLIDFGNRGGLVANQSRIYALRAEARSRLNTVFMSAYFLGGAAGAAAGSYGAHRAGWIGLASVGALFAVLAAVINARTPRTADTTLAVERAGATHGPQGPRE is encoded by the coding sequence GTGTCCGAAGCGTCCACGACTGCGACCGGAATTTCCGGTCGCCTGCTCGTCATGATGGCGGTGAGCTGTGCGCTCGCCGTCTCCACCATCTACTACCACCAGCCGCTGCTGGCGCAGATGGCCTCGTCGTTCGGCCTGGCGCCGGCGCAGGCCGGCCTGATCAGCACGCTGACGCAACTGGGCTACGCGATGGGACTGCTGCTCATCGTGCCGCTGGCCGACTGCCGGCAGCCACGCCGGCTGGCGACGCTGGCCATCGCCACGAACGCCGGCGCCCTGCTTGCCTGTGCCGCCGCCCCAAACTTTGCAATGCTCTGCGCCAGCAGCTTCGTCGTCGGCGTGACGGCGATCACCGCGCAAATCATCATTCCCTCGCTTTCGTCCCTGGCGACACCTGCGACACGCGGCCGAGTCGTGGGCGCATTGCTGAGCGGCCTCTCCGCCGGGTTGCTGCTGGCGCGCACCGTCGGTGGCTTCCTCGGCGCCCAGGGAGGGTGGCGAAGCGTCTTCGCGCTGGCCGCGCTCGTCGATGTGCCGCTGCTGATCATCGTGGCCCGGAGCCTGCCGCTGGCCACGAATCAGGCTTCGATCGGCTATGCCGGGCTGATCCGCTCGCTGGGCAGCCTGGTGCGCGAGGAACCGGTGCTACGCCTCTGCGCGGCAAGCGGTTTCATGCTGTTCGCCGCGGTCAGCGCGCTCTGGGCCTCGCTGGCGGCGCTGCTGGCACAGCCCCCCTACGCGTTCGGACCCGCCACCATCGGCTTGTTCGGCCTGGTCGCGCTGTTGGGCATCGCCGCGTCGCCGGGCATCGGCGTCCTGGTCGATCGTCTCGGTGCGCGGGCCATGGTGCTGGCGGGGGCGATGACCCTCGTCCTGGGCATGGTTTTCGTCGCGGCCGCTGGCCACAGCCTGGTCTGGCTGATCGTCGGACTGGTGCTGATCGACTTCGGCAACCGTGGCGGCCTGGTCGCCAACCAGTCGCGCATCTACGCCTTGCGCGCCGAAGCGCGTAGCCGGCTGAACACTGTGTTCATGAGCGCCTACTTCCTGGGCGGTGCCGCCGGCGCCGCAGCGGGAAGCTATGGCGCGCACCGCGCCGGCTGGATCGGCCTTGCCTCGGTAGGCGCCTTGTTCGCCGTCCTGGCCGCCGTGATCAACGCGCGCACGCCGCGCACGGCGGACACGACGCTCGCCGTCGAGCGCGCCGGGGCGACGCACGGTCCGCAAGGACCCCGTGAATAA
- a CDS encoding YebC/PmpR family DNA-binding transcriptional regulator, giving the protein MGAQWKAKPKEAAANARGKIFGKLVKEIMIAARNGADPDMNPKLRLAVHQAKKASMPKDTLERAIKKGSGQSGEVVHYERTLYEGFAPHRVPVIVECLTDNLNRTVAEVRVLFRKGQLGTSGSVSWDFDHLGMIEAEPASADADVELAAIEAGAQDFEAAEEGATLFYTDPTDLDAVCKALPEFGFNVQSANLGYKAKNPVSLSGAELEEVEAFLEALDNHDDVQNVYVGLQAN; this is encoded by the coding sequence ATGGGCGCCCAGTGGAAAGCCAAACCGAAAGAAGCCGCCGCCAACGCCCGAGGAAAGATCTTCGGCAAACTGGTGAAGGAAATCATGATCGCCGCGCGCAACGGCGCCGATCCGGACATGAACCCCAAGCTGCGCCTCGCCGTGCACCAGGCCAAGAAGGCCTCCATGCCGAAAGACACCCTGGAGCGCGCCATCAAGAAAGGCTCCGGCCAGTCGGGCGAAGTGGTCCACTACGAGCGCACCCTCTATGAAGGCTTCGCCCCGCACCGCGTGCCGGTGATCGTCGAATGCCTGACCGACAACCTGAACCGCACCGTCGCCGAAGTGCGCGTGCTGTTCCGCAAGGGCCAGTTGGGCACGTCCGGTTCCGTATCCTGGGACTTCGACCACCTGGGCATGATCGAAGCCGAGCCGGCAAGCGCCGACGCCGACGTGGAACTGGCCGCCATCGAGGCCGGTGCCCAGGACTTCGAAGCCGCCGAGGAAGGCGCCACCCTGTTCTACACCGACCCGACCGACCTGGACGCCGTGTGCAAGGCACTGCCGGAGTTCGGCTTCAACGTGCAGTCCGCCAACCTGGGCTACAAGGCGAAGAACCCGGTGAGCCTGTCCGGCGCCGAGCTGGAGGAAGTGGAAGCCTTCCTCGAAGCCCTGGACAACCACGACGACGTGCAGAACGTCTATGTCGGCCTGCAAGCCAACTGA
- a CDS encoding TIGR01458 family HAD-type hydrolase, with the protein MLQAVLLDISGVLCDGDQPIPGAREAVRTLQDNGYPLRLVTNTSRQGRAALHRQLTGMGFAVAPEQLFTAPQAVLRHVRAAGLHPYCLIHPELEAEFAGLLDAAEPDAVVLGDAELRFDYAHLDRAFQLLIQGAPLIAMGDNRYFRSQGVLHLDAGPFVRALEYAADTTARVLGKPSADFFASALDDLGVDAGSVLMIGDDVDADVLGAQAAGLQACLVRTGKYRAGDEARAPSASLAADLAEAVARWC; encoded by the coding sequence ATGCTGCAGGCGGTGCTGCTCGATATCAGTGGCGTGCTGTGCGACGGCGACCAGCCCATCCCTGGTGCTCGGGAAGCGGTGCGCACACTGCAGGACAATGGCTATCCGTTGCGCCTGGTGACCAACACCTCGCGCCAGGGCCGGGCGGCGCTTCACCGGCAGTTGACTGGCATGGGGTTCGCCGTCGCGCCCGAGCAGTTGTTCACCGCGCCCCAGGCGGTGCTGCGCCATGTACGGGCGGCGGGGCTGCATCCGTACTGCCTGATTCATCCCGAGCTGGAAGCCGAGTTCGCCGGGCTGCTCGATGCGGCCGAGCCCGACGCCGTGGTGCTGGGCGATGCGGAGCTGCGCTTCGACTATGCGCACCTCGACCGGGCCTTCCAGTTGCTGATCCAGGGGGCGCCGCTGATCGCCATGGGAGATAACCGCTATTTCCGCAGCCAGGGTGTCCTGCACCTGGATGCCGGCCCCTTCGTGCGGGCCCTGGAATACGCGGCGGACACCACGGCGCGGGTGCTCGGCAAGCCCTCGGCGGATTTCTTCGCCAGCGCCCTGGACGACCTGGGCGTGGACGCCGGGTCGGTCCTGATGATCGGCGACGACGTCGACGCGGATGTCCTCGGCGCCCAGGCGGCCGGTCTGCAGGCCTGTCTGGTGCGTACCGGCAAGTACCGCGCCGGCGACGAGGCGCGGGCACCGTCGGCCTCGTTGGCGGCCGACCTGGCCGAAGCCGTGGCGCGCTGGTGTTGA
- a CDS encoding sensor domain-containing diguanylate cyclase, producing the protein MQPLCPAKAPESANDDRFEGLVRLARRHFGVVAALLATGATDRPRVRAYDGPASDKAWRFEPFDPALHGGDALIQVPDIQVDERLREHALLRAMPQARFLAACPLPHAGGEVSGALYLLDCQPRALDPAQQHMLRELAGLAADLLAREAADARLRREMEALRASERRMALAITGSGTGIWDRNVATGEIHYSSGWKALLGYAEHEIGNRIEESYTRVHPADLDYVRATIQAHFEQRTEAYEVEHRLRCRDGGYKWVCSRGKVVERDAVGAPLRMIGTTTDITALREMAERVQRSAALMTDLTNEIPGMAFQYRRGADGRSSFPYVSGGARDIYGLAAECLMDRAEALQAIIHPDDLAHYHQSLESSARHLTPWHLEYRVVLAGQGTLWRQGEARPKRLDDGSVLWHGFITDITERKAIEAELQLFATTDFLTELSNRRHFMQQLDAELVRVRRKPDHAATILMFDLDHFKAINDRWGHSVGDQALRHFASILCTQLRRTDAAGRMGGEEFAVVLGNATLDHAIAFARRIQAELDKAPVLHGNERIPLTVSIGVTAIQALDPSAEAALSRSDMALYRAKRGGRNRIECHNGAA; encoded by the coding sequence ATGCAGCCGTTGTGTCCTGCAAAGGCGCCAGAGAGCGCCAACGATGATCGATTCGAGGGCCTGGTCCGCCTGGCCCGCCGACACTTCGGTGTCGTCGCGGCGCTGCTGGCGACGGGCGCCACGGACCGCCCGCGGGTCCGCGCGTACGACGGCCCGGCCTCCGACAAGGCCTGGCGCTTCGAGCCGTTCGACCCGGCCTTGCACGGCGGCGATGCGCTGATCCAGGTCCCCGACATTCAGGTCGACGAGCGCCTCCGCGAGCACGCACTGCTGCGGGCCATGCCCCAGGCCCGCTTTCTCGCCGCCTGCCCACTGCCCCATGCGGGCGGCGAAGTGTCCGGCGCGCTGTACCTGCTGGATTGCCAGCCCCGTGCCCTGGACCCGGCCCAGCAACACATGCTGCGCGAGCTCGCCGGGCTCGCCGCCGACCTGTTGGCGCGGGAAGCGGCCGATGCCCGGCTGCGGCGGGAAATGGAGGCACTGCGCGCCAGTGAGCGGCGCATGGCGCTGGCCATCACCGGCAGCGGTACCGGCATCTGGGACCGCAACGTCGCCACCGGCGAAATCCATTACTCCAGCGGTTGGAAAGCCCTGCTGGGCTACGCCGAGCATGAAATCGGCAACCGCATCGAAGAGAGCTATACGCGTGTCCATCCGGCGGACCTGGACTATGTGCGGGCCACCATCCAGGCGCATTTCGAGCAGCGCACCGAAGCCTATGAAGTGGAGCATCGTCTGCGCTGCCGCGACGGCGGCTACAAATGGGTGTGCAGCCGCGGCAAGGTGGTGGAGCGCGATGCCGTCGGCGCGCCCCTGCGCATGATTGGAACCACCACCGACATCACCGCCCTGCGCGAGATGGCGGAACGGGTGCAGCGGTCCGCCGCGCTGATGACCGACCTGACCAACGAAATCCCGGGCATGGCCTTCCAATACCGGCGAGGCGCGGATGGCCGGTCAAGCTTTCCCTACGTCAGTGGCGGGGCACGCGACATCTATGGACTTGCAGCGGAGTGCCTGATGGACCGCGCGGAGGCCTTGCAGGCGATCATCCATCCGGACGACCTGGCGCACTACCACCAATCCCTGGAATCGTCCGCCCGCCACCTCACGCCCTGGCACCTGGAGTACCGGGTGGTGCTGGCCGGACAGGGGACGCTCTGGCGCCAGGGCGAGGCGCGGCCCAAGCGCCTGGACGACGGCAGTGTGCTCTGGCACGGCTTCATCACCGATATCACCGAGCGCAAGGCGATAGAGGCCGAATTGCAGTTGTTCGCCACCACCGACTTCCTCACCGAGCTCTCCAATCGCCGGCATTTCATGCAGCAACTCGACGCGGAGCTGGTCCGGGTGCGGCGCAAGCCCGACCACGCCGCCACCATCCTGATGTTCGACCTGGACCACTTCAAGGCGATCAACGATCGCTGGGGGCATTCGGTGGGCGACCAGGCATTGCGGCATTTCGCTTCCATTCTCTGCACCCAGCTGCGCAGGACCGATGCCGCCGGACGGATGGGCGGCGAAGAGTTCGCCGTGGTGCTGGGCAATGCCACCCTCGACCACGCCATTGCCTTCGCCCGGCGCATCCAGGCGGAACTCGACAAGGCGCCCGTGCTGCATGGCAACGAGCGAATCCCACTGACCGTCAGCATCGGCGTTACTGCCATCCAGGCCCTCGACCCGAGCGCGGAGGCCGCCTTGTCGCGCAGCGACATGGCCCTGTACCGCGCCAAGCGGGGCGGCCGGAACCGTATCGAGTGCCACAACGGCGCGGCCTGA
- a CDS encoding CAP domain-containing protein, which produces MEVLSSVPRLAALSLGLALAGSAVASEETQLVESINAYRNQVQPCAGQASMELPPLRPDPRLVLPAGSIGDLQQALTRTAYPLVNVQAINLSGPRDAQAAMKALQESFCQVVLDPQFVDVGVSREGVDWRIVLARPLLVGGLGDWQAEGQKLLEQINAARAQARQCGTQSFPAAAPLTWNATLADAAQSHTRAMANQNFFDHKDRDGRTPGDRAELAGYAAQAVGENIAAGLDTSTKVVEGWLASPGHCANLMNAQFRELGAAYAVDPKSDAGIYWTAMFGAQ; this is translated from the coding sequence ATGGAGGTCTTGTCATCCGTTCCGCGTCTTGCCGCCCTGTCGCTGGGGCTGGCGCTCGCCGGCAGCGCCGTGGCCAGCGAAGAGACGCAATTGGTGGAGTCCATCAACGCCTATCGCAACCAGGTGCAGCCCTGCGCCGGGCAGGCCTCGATGGAGCTGCCGCCGCTCAGGCCCGATCCGCGTCTGGTCCTACCGGCCGGCAGCATCGGCGACCTGCAGCAGGCGCTGACTCGCACGGCCTATCCGCTGGTCAATGTTCAGGCCATCAACCTCTCCGGCCCCCGCGACGCCCAGGCGGCCATGAAGGCGCTGCAGGAAAGCTTCTGCCAGGTGGTGCTGGACCCGCAGTTCGTCGATGTGGGTGTGAGCCGCGAGGGCGTGGATTGGCGCATCGTGCTGGCGCGGCCGCTGCTGGTCGGCGGCCTGGGTGACTGGCAGGCCGAAGGGCAGAAGCTGCTGGAGCAGATCAACGCCGCCCGTGCCCAGGCTCGCCAATGCGGGACGCAGTCCTTTCCCGCCGCCGCGCCGCTGACCTGGAACGCCACCCTGGCCGACGCCGCCCAGAGCCACACCAGAGCCATGGCCAACCAGAACTTCTTCGACCACAAGGACCGCGACGGCCGTACCCCCGGCGACCGTGCCGAACTGGCCGGTTACGCCGCCCAGGCGGTCGGCGAGAACATCGCCGCGGGCCTGGATACCTCGACCAAGGTGGTGGAAGGCTGGCTGGCCAGCCCCGGCCACTGCGCCAACCTGATGAATGCGCAGTTCCGCGAGTTGGGCGCCGCCTACGCGGTGGACCCGAAGAGCGACGCGGGTATCTACTGGACGGCGATGTTCGGGGCGCAATGA
- a CDS encoding helix-turn-helix domain-containing protein → MDIAEVARRSGIPASTLRFYEKKGLLRSLSQRGSRRWFAPGILDQLALISLGQAAGLSLDEIRSMFSPDDEPNIDRDLLLAKADEIDARVKRLKAMSDGLRHAAACPAPRHSECPSFKRLLKAASSGAIERRWNRATPKRPAPPAS, encoded by the coding sequence ATGGACATTGCCGAGGTCGCCAGACGGTCGGGCATTCCCGCGTCGACGCTGCGTTTCTACGAGAAGAAAGGGCTGCTTCGCTCCCTCAGCCAGCGAGGGAGCCGCCGCTGGTTCGCGCCCGGCATCCTGGATCAGTTGGCACTGATTTCATTGGGGCAGGCGGCGGGTCTGTCGCTGGATGAGATCCGCTCGATGTTCTCGCCCGACGACGAGCCGAATATCGACCGTGACCTGCTGCTGGCGAAAGCCGATGAGATCGACGCGCGGGTCAAGCGCCTGAAAGCCATGAGCGACGGCCTGCGGCACGCGGCGGCCTGTCCCGCGCCGCGCCATTCGGAATGCCCGAGCTTCAAGCGGCTGCTGAAGGCGGCGTCATCCGGCGCCATCGAGCGGCGCTGGAACCGGGCGACGCCGAAACGTCCGGCGCCGCCGGCAAGCTGA
- a CDS encoding DUF2938 domain-containing protein has protein sequence MTLLHDIIRITLIGVGATAVMDLWLNLLRLLGAQTLNFALIGRWVGHLPRGRIAHAAIAQATPVPGERALGWITHYAVGVLFAALLVVLFGSAWMARPTLLPALLVGVATVAAPLLVMQPAMGAGFFASKTPSPLKSCLRSLLNHSVFGLGLFLAAVLVDWSLR, from the coding sequence ATGACACTGCTGCACGACATCATCCGGATCACCCTCATCGGCGTCGGCGCCACCGCCGTGATGGATCTCTGGCTCAACCTGCTCAGGCTGCTCGGGGCGCAGACCCTCAACTTCGCCTTGATCGGCCGCTGGGTCGGGCACTTGCCCCGAGGGCGCATCGCCCACGCCGCCATCGCCCAGGCCACCCCGGTTCCCGGTGAACGAGCGCTGGGCTGGATCACCCACTACGCCGTCGGCGTGCTCTTCGCCGCCCTGCTGGTCGTGCTTTTCGGGAGCGCCTGGATGGCCCGTCCGACGCTGCTGCCCGCCCTCCTGGTGGGGGTGGCGACGGTCGCCGCGCCGCTGCTGGTGATGCAACCGGCCATGGGCGCGGGGTTCTTCGCCTCGAAGACGCCGTCTCCCCTGAAGAGCTGCCTGCGCAGCCTGCTCAACCACAGCGTCTTCGGCCTCGGCCTGTTCCTCGCCGCCGTGCTGGTCGACTGGAGCCTGCGCTGA
- a CDS encoding flavodoxin family protein, producing the protein MKKLAVIYHSAHGHTEHIARQVCEGAQAVASTEVHLLRAEDLEKAPDVLLGYHGYILGSPTYFGGVSGVFKRFMDATGPLWRTQQLKGKLAAGFTVSSLPAGDKQSTLMSLFVYCMQHGMLWVGNPILPEQHRGVPYDEAANRLGSWSGLVAQSSHTAPADTFAPGDIKTARLFGQHFSETLHRLAGAA; encoded by the coding sequence ATGAAAAAACTCGCCGTCATCTACCACAGCGCCCACGGACACACCGAACACATCGCCCGCCAGGTCTGCGAGGGCGCCCAGGCCGTCGCCAGTACCGAAGTCCACCTCCTCAGGGCCGAGGACCTGGAGAAGGCGCCGGACGTACTGCTCGGCTACCACGGTTATATCCTCGGCTCGCCGACCTATTTCGGCGGCGTCTCCGGCGTCTTCAAGCGCTTCATGGATGCCACGGGGCCGCTGTGGCGCACGCAGCAGCTCAAGGGCAAGCTGGCGGCCGGTTTCACCGTGTCGTCACTGCCGGCGGGAGACAAGCAGTCGACGCTCATGTCGCTCTTCGTCTACTGCATGCAGCACGGAATGCTCTGGGTGGGAAACCCTATCCTGCCCGAGCAGCACCGCGGTGTGCCTTACGACGAGGCCGCCAACCGCCTGGGGTCCTGGTCGGGCTTGGTGGCCCAGTCCAGCCACACCGCTCCAGCGGACACCTTCGCCCCGGGCGATATCAAGACCGCGCGGCTGTTCGGCCAGCACTTCAGCGAAACCCTGCACCGGCTCGCCGGCGCAGCCTGA
- a CDS encoding DUF2798 domain-containing protein, translating to MIPERYGPPLFSLILSGLMSLLVSGISTVRATGLVPDFAGLWFGAWLTAWLFAFPAVLLVTPIARRLVGWLVRKA from the coding sequence ATGATTCCCGAACGCTACGGCCCGCCGTTGTTCAGCCTGATCCTCTCCGGGCTCATGTCCCTGCTGGTGTCCGGTATTTCCACCGTCCGCGCCACGGGGCTGGTGCCGGACTTTGCCGGTCTCTGGTTCGGCGCCTGGCTTACCGCCTGGCTCTTCGCCTTTCCGGCGGTGCTGCTGGTCACGCCCATCGCGCGGCGGCTGGTCGGCTGGCTGGTGCGCAAGGCCTGA
- a CDS encoding bifunctional allantoicase/(S)-ureidoglycine aminohydrolase, with product MSKSSYYAPHGGHPAQTELLTDRAMFTEAYAVIPKGVMRDIVTSHLPFWDNMRMWVIARPLSGFAETFSQYIVELAPNGGSDKPEQDINAEAVLFVVEGELSLTLQGQVHSMQPGGYAFIPPGADWKVRNTSGQHARFHWIRKHYQKVDGVPLPEAFVTNEQDIEPLVMPDTEGRWSTTRFVDMSDMRHDMHVNIVNFEPGGVIPFAETHVMEHGLYVLEGKAVYRLNQDWVEVEAGDFMWLRAFCPQACYSGGPGRFRYLLYKDVNRHMRLTLNQPH from the coding sequence ATGTCCAAATCCAGCTACTACGCGCCGCACGGCGGGCACCCGGCCCAGACCGAGCTGCTCACCGACCGCGCGATGTTCACCGAAGCCTATGCCGTGATCCCCAAGGGCGTGATGCGTGACATCGTCACCAGCCACCTGCCCTTCTGGGACAACATGCGCATGTGGGTCATCGCCCGCCCGCTGTCCGGCTTCGCCGAGACCTTCTCCCAGTACATCGTCGAGCTGGCCCCGAACGGCGGCAGCGACAAGCCGGAACAGGACATCAACGCCGAGGCGGTGCTGTTCGTGGTGGAAGGCGAGCTGAGCCTGACCCTGCAGGGCCAGGTACACAGCATGCAGCCGGGCGGCTACGCCTTCATTCCGCCGGGCGCCGACTGGAAGGTCCGCAACACCAGCGGCCAGCACGCGCGCTTCCACTGGATTCGCAAGCACTACCAGAAAGTCGACGGCGTACCGCTGCCCGAAGCCTTCGTCACCAACGAGCAGGACATCGAGCCGCTGGTGATGCCGGATACCGAAGGCCGCTGGAGCACCACCCGCTTCGTGGACATGAGCGACATGCGCCATGACATGCACGTCAACATCGTCAACTTCGAGCCGGGCGGCGTGATCCCCTTCGCCGAGACCCACGTGATGGAACACGGCCTGTACGTGCTGGAAGGCAAGGCGGTGTACCGCCTGAACCAGGACTGGGTCGAAGTGGAAGCCGGCGACTTCATGTGGCTGCGCGCGTTCTGCCCGCAGGCATGCTACTCCGGTGGCCCCGGTCGCTTCCGCTACCTGCTGTACAAGGATGTGAACCGCCACATGCGCCTGACGCTAAACCAGCCGCACTGA
- a CDS encoding LysR family transcriptional regulator, with amino-acid sequence MSESDKSNSRLFDLDLLRAIVTVADCGSFTTAATRLHSTQSTISQKIRRLEEMAGHRLLERGNRDVLPTDAGETLLGYARRLLALNDEMAEALSGATVALTVRIGVPDDFASGRTTEQLAAFNRRYPQVKLEVTSGLSRDLSASYDRGELDLVLLKQRQNSREAVACWPEKTRWVDSARNPCIELDPLPIVTFPPRGVYRDEMISALESVGRRWHISFTSSSLSGIQSAIADGMGIGLLPLRAVTAGHSVVPKNSGLPPVDVFEVALLHRPVADPMVKALAQVLSQVLAQDTRG; translated from the coding sequence ATGAGCGAAAGTGACAAATCGAATAGCCGTCTGTTCGACCTCGACCTGCTCAGGGCCATCGTCACGGTGGCCGACTGCGGCAGTTTCACCACAGCCGCGACGCGCCTGCATTCCACCCAGTCCACCATCAGCCAGAAGATCCGCCGCCTGGAGGAAATGGCCGGACATCGCCTGCTGGAACGCGGCAACCGCGATGTGCTGCCCACCGACGCCGGCGAGACGCTACTGGGCTACGCCCGACGCCTGCTGGCCCTGAACGACGAGATGGCCGAGGCGCTGTCCGGCGCCACGGTGGCGCTGACGGTGCGCATCGGCGTGCCGGACGACTTCGCCAGCGGGCGCACCACCGAGCAGTTGGCCGCCTTCAACCGGCGCTACCCGCAGGTGAAGCTGGAGGTCACCAGCGGGCTCAGCCGCGACCTGTCTGCCAGCTACGACCGTGGCGAACTCGACCTGGTGCTGCTCAAGCAGCGGCAGAACAGCCGCGAGGCGGTGGCCTGCTGGCCGGAGAAGACGCGCTGGGTGGACAGCGCGCGCAACCCCTGCATCGAGCTGGACCCGCTGCCGATCGTCACCTTCCCGCCGCGCGGGGTGTACCGCGACGAGATGATCAGCGCCCTGGAGTCGGTGGGCCGGCGTTGGCACATCAGCTTCACCAGCTCCAGCCTGAGCGGCATCCAGTCGGCCATCGCCGACGGCATGGGCATCGGCCTGCTGCCCCTGCGCGCGGTGACCGCCGGCCATAGCGTGGTGCCGAAGAATTCTGGGCTGCCGCCGGTGGATGTGTTCGAGGTGGCGCTGTTGCATCGACCGGTGGCGGACCCGATGGTCAAGGCGCTCGCCCAGGTGCTGTCGCAGGTGCTGGCCCAGGATACGCGCGGCTGA